DNA from Ammospiza caudacuta isolate bAmmCau1 chromosome 6, bAmmCau1.pri, whole genome shotgun sequence:
TCAAGTGATTTTGGCTTCAGTAGTCAGGTACAAGCCGTGTGCCATCAGCTTTTAATTCTGCACTTGATCTTCAGAAGTACCAGCCTTGTTTGTTGAGCAAACAATGGGAGGGAACCATCTCCTGGGGTCTAAGGTGTAGGACAGGGCCCAGAAGAGTTGCTACTGCAATCTTTCCCCTCTGCTGTTTGGGAACTCACACTTCATGGGATGGCATcatcctgctggggctggagaggaTGGGCCACTTCATGCCAGCAGTGCCTCGGAGGGAATTGGATATGGTGAGGGCaacttccttttgttttgcaaagcAGGCAAAGCTTCATGGGCCTGGCCTTGACTTCCCAAGGCCTGCCTTGGGTGGCAGAAAGCAGTGGGATGGTTGTCTCCTGGCAGAGGCCGGGCTGCTCCAGAGGCAATGGATAAGGCTGACTGCTGCACGGGTTGTTTCATCAGTGTTGAGCATGATCCCATTGGAATCCATGTCTTCTTgctgggggagggaaggagaaccCTCATAGAGCCTCAGTTTCCTACTGTTGTGTAAGGAGAAATGACCAGGCAAATTTTGGCActcctggctgtggctgtgcctgggacTATATGGTTCTCAATGACACCTTCTTTTTGCTCTGTTCTTTTCTGCCTCCCTCTATACCTCTCCTAGCTGTCCTGTGCTCCTTTCCTTGGCTCTCCTTTCAATTAAATTCATCCTCATCCATTCAGTAGCACCTAGAAGAATGCTCATATCCCGTGGGGGAAGCTGCTGCCAAACTGCAAACTCAGGGTTTGTGTGCTGAGATTCCTGCTGGAGGGAGATGGTGCAAACCAGCATGACTCACCTGCAAGACACCAACCTGCTGATGAGTGtctctgggctggctgcagttCTCAGTGCAGAACCAGTCTGACACCTGTAAGCTGGCAGGTGgtttgtcactgtcactgtttTAGTGGAGGTGCTTCCTCCAGCTGTAGGAGGATGATTTGTGCCTACttctgtgcagcacagaggaGGAGCAAGGCTTGGGAAGCTGCCCTCCAGCCCATCCTGTGGTGCAGCCCAGAACACATCTTGGTTTGACCCAGCAGGCCCTGCACATACTATGGAGCCATCCCAGGAACTGCAGGAGCACTGCCCACTCTGCTTTCATGAGCAGTGCTCcagcccaggagagcagagcaacTCTGAGGACTAAAGTGCTCCTTCTGTCCTTGTCTTTCAGGTTGGATGACTGCAATCTCTCCAGCAGTAACTGTGAGGATCTCTCTTCCATCATCAATACAAATCCATCCCTCACAGAGCTGAAGCTGAACAACAATGAGCTGGGAGATGAAGGTGTTGAATACCTTTGTAAAGGGTTGCTGACCCCAAGCTGTAGCCTACAGAAGTTATGGTAAAGCTCCCCTGATTGTCTTGCTCTATCATACTGTCACAGATGAGTGTTTTGAGGTCTCTTAAAGAATCAAAGGCAGGTTTACTATAAAAGTGAAAGCACAACAATTTGTTGATAAGGTTCGCTCTACTACCTACTAGATGGTTAAAGCACatagagaaaaagcaaacaaaaatctaAAGTCAATAACCAATGTCAACTGCAGAATTATCTACATGGAGGCTGGGAGAAGGGGGAAGGGTGAGGACAGGAAAAGGTGACTAAAGAAGACAGTCCTTTTGAATTTCAAGTTTCAGAATCTTTGCTAAACCGAGTTCTGAACTGGACCAATACTTTAGGCCTTAAAGTTTTAACAGCACTTAAACTTAACAGCACTTCATTAATAGCTTGGGTTAAACAATTTAACAAAGGTTCATATAGAATTTACTATAATGCACAGGCCTAACTTACATGTCCAAAGTACTTAATAATCTAGGACAGTAACAGTCACAGTCCACTTGGTACAGTATATTCCCACTCACAAGCACACAAACCTAAAGGAGAATGTACAAGGTGCTCACCTGTGGAAAATTCCCCTCAAATTCAATGAAGGACTCACATCAGGTGCCTTTGAGGCTGAACCTCAGGCAGTGGGGGTGCCAGCCCAGGATCTGTCATCCTTCAGCGATCCTCAGAATGCAGCAAACTGGAGggttccctggctctgggaggCATTTTATGGAGGCACCCCACCACATTATAGCATTAGCGGGCTTCCCTCAGCAACCCTGGTGCAAGAGCTGTAGTCAGAGCCAgtggctgctgcctctgctcctcagaAGCCCTCAAAGAGGGCTTCTGCCTTCTCTGTTCAGCATCTCTTCTCCAGGGTACAGGACTCCTCCAGCTCCCAAGAGGAATCTGGGATCCTCAAAACACAAACTTGTAAGAATAATATGACTTTTGGTTCAGATATTGAAGTCCCTGTGCCGCCTGCAATGAGGAATCAGGCAAACAGGAAGAAAGTTGACTGTGAAGCTGATGCAACTGCAGCTCTCTGATGGACCTTCAAGAAGTAACTGTGGTACTCTGTACTTGAAGACTTAAGTAAATTTTCAGAGAGTTTGCCCTAGGCTTTAGATTTCTCCATATGCTCAAGTAACAGCCTGGGGTTTTCAGTTCTGTAGAAAAACATTGTCCATTTTTGGTATTGTGATAAGGTGCcttaaataaaagagaaatcatataaaaaggaaataaaaggaagaggAATATAAAGAGGAATGAATAAAAGGAATAAGAGGAATTAAAAGAGCAAGCAAACCCAAGTCAAACCTCCCTGCACAACATCTCTCTATCGCTCCAAATCTTATCCAATAATTCTATAAACAACCCATAGCAATATCAGCACAGTTCCTATGCTACGTCTCCAAGCCTGAGTGCTGAAGGATCAACTTCATAGATCTTTCTTGTACTATACCATTAAACTAAATTATATCCATGGTTGGATGAGATTTTAACTTCTACCAACTCTGGATCACATTTCTAGAGGGGGCAAGAAATCATAAGATGCCTTGCTTTATCTCTGGGGTCAGCCTCCTGATATTTAAACCACTTCCATAAGTGGTTTAGGGTGAATCCTTATTCTGCTGGAGATGCTGTAGGAGTGATTACTCTGAAGGAAGCATGCAAGCTATTGTTTATGGCATAGGTGTAGTAGATAAAATATTATGGCACACCTGCAAAATAATGGTACTAACCTGGACAAACCACTTGCACACCATCAGAGCTGTGTTGTCCTTTCTGAGCTCCAACCTCAGCAGATAAAGCTCTCTGAGAAGAACCTCTGTAATTCTGAGtgcatttccctctctcctgcaggCTGCAAAACTGCAACCTGACGAGTGCCAGCTGTGAGACCCTGCGCTCCGtcctcagtgcccagccatCCCTGACAGAGCTGCATGTAGGGGATaacaggctgggaactgctggaGTGAAGGTGCTGTGCCAAGGGATGATGAACCCCAGCTGTAagctgcagaagctgcagtAAGTAGTCACTGGGCTTTTTCAGTCATCATACATGCTTGCTTTTCCCTTGACACAAGCAGGAGTTTTGCTGCCAGGTGTGGATATGTTCTTGTTTTACCTGAAATTGTCATATTTATTCATGCAGGTGGATCTTGTGGGTTTAGAAGTCAGGTGTCTGTTCCCATAGGCTTTGTTTAGCCCTTCTGGCAGTGGTGGCTGTAAATGCAAGACCTCTCAGATGCCCAGGAAACATCAGATTCTGCTGCCCTTGGTCCTTATTTCATGACTGAGCAGGACCTGGGCGTATTtgcagcccccagctccccctgggCAGGCCCAGAGTTGAGGCTCTTGATGGTGTTGcagtgcagagctcagccctgtgctccaagctgcCTGTACACTGATTCAGTGAAAGCCTAGTGTAAAAATTGGTCTTGCTAGGGTCCTCTGGGATCTAGTTTAAGAATTAATGCTTCCTGAAATGAGCAGAGAGATGCTGTTAAAAGCTTACAGTTATGTCTGGTTTATGCATTGCCTGATCTCAACTCATATTGGCACGTTTTCTGCCCTGGCTAACACACACCAGGCTCAGCTGATTGTTCTTGGTAGCAGGATGTGTAAGGAGGGTTGTCTTTTTGCCTGgacttcttttcttcttgcagGCTGGAGTACTGTGAACTCACAGCTGATATTGTGGAAGCTCTCAATGCTGCTCTGCAAAGCAAGCCCACCCTGAAGGAGCTCAGCCTGAGCAACAACACACTGGGAGATACAGctgtgaagcagctgtgccgGGGCCTGGTGGAGGCAAGCTGCAACCTGGAGCTACTACAGTaaggaagagctgctcatcTCCAATGGCAGCTAGTGCTGCTGCTAGTCACACCATCCATAGACAGGAAAAATTGTTGTCAGGAGTGCTTGAAATGTAGGCCAGATTTTGGCTGGCTCAGATTTATGTAACTGGAAACTGCACATAAAGGTCTGGGGctttcagttttggggtttttggcaCTCCAGGTTAAACCACCACTTACTAAGGGAGACTGCTCACCTGTGTCTCAGAGCAGAGGAACAATCACCCTCAGTGGCTCTAGTTCCTAAACTGGAATTACCAGCCTGTTGAGTATACTTATTCAGAGTCCTTTTTTTGCTTCAAAACAAAGGTGCTGGGTTTGGCCTCATTTCTGTGGTAAAGCCCATGAAGGGCTTTCTGGGAAAAGCACAATTCATTTTATCTTGCCCCTGAGGTTCAGCAGGGGTTGGCTCAGCAGGGACTCACTGTGTGATGCTGCCAAAAGTTCCTCTTAAAAAGGACAACTGATAAAAGGGAAGTTTGGCAAGAATCATCCTTGCATTAATGCATATGAATGGCTGGGTCAAAGTGCCCTGCAGCCTCATGAAATGCAGAAGCAGTGTGTTGCCTCACCCAGACTCCCATCTAGGATATCTGTATCTTCTCTTAACCTTGCAGGATGTAGCagtgcctggctgagctgcactGGTTTGCGGCAAGGACCCTTCTCAGTCTGACCTGGGGTATTGGGGTGTATCTAACACAGGTGGGTCTGGAGCAGCAACTCCAACTGTGCTTTTTCCCGCAGCCTGGAGAACTGTGGCATTACCAGCGACAGCTGTATGGACATTAGTGCTGTTCTCAGGAACAAGTCATCTCTGATGGATCTTTCTGTGGGGGACAACAAGATCGGGGACTCCGgtctggctctgctgtgccagggactgatGCATCCTAGCTGCAAAATCCAGAAGTTGTGGTAAGGGTGGGCAGAGGTTTCTTATATCCCTTCTGCAGCCTCTGAGGTTTAGGTTGTGCTGCTGGTTTGCTCCAAAGTGGAAATTTTTCATTTACCCTTTatgatcaaaaaaaaaaagtctcagcCGCAAATCAGTTAATTCCCAAAAACTGGGTGGAGAACACCATGAACAAGTAGGACCACACTGAAATTGCTTGGATCAAATTCTGGTGAGAAGGCAAATGGAAGTTTATGATGGCATTGTCTTGGCTTCCAGTTGAGTTAGCTGTCTGCTAGAATTgcatatttctgtttctttttttgtgtcttACAAGCAGAACTTTTGGTGCAGCAAGTGGAAAGTAAGGAAAGGAGGAAGCTGTGTGGTATGATGTATGAAAGGACACAAGAAAATAAGACATTGTAACCAGAAATTCAGAATACTAAAACAGGACTCTGTTTTCTAATCTCAGTCATTCTTGggagaaaataacattttgttcTTCCCTGCAGGTTATGGGATTGTGATCTCACAAGTGCTAGCTGTAAAGATCTCTCCAGACTCATCAGTACAAAGGAGACCCTCACGGAGATCAGTCTGATAGACAATAACCTGAGAGACTCAGGGATGGAAATGCTCTGTCAGGCACTCAAGGATCCCAAATCTAAACTTCAGGAGCTATGGTGAGCTGCTGTCAAGTTTCACATATCTACTGCCTTCTTTGGAGGCCTCACTGAAGAACGATGTAAGGTGAAGTAATGCCCACCCACATAAATCCTCAGTTGTGATGGTTCCATAAGCAACTCCTGCTGGTTGTTATTGAATGGATTTATAGAGTTAAAAAGGGCTTTTCTAGACTTAAAGACTTTAAAAGGATTTGTATTTCTAAACTCAGACACTTTGAAGATGTGCCCCATCACAGTTATCCTGTTACAACTGAAAGGAGACCAAGCATCACTTGCAGAGCTTCTAATTAATTGTTTTATCATGCAGCAAATGACAGTTAAGAGACTTTTGAAGTCTGAAAGGCCTGATGAAATAGCAAAATGAGTGCTGTGATCAGATATCTCAGGTTCTCCACTGGAGCTAAACTCTCTCACTAACGAGACAAAAGAAAGCTCTAGTGACATTAAACAATTCTTATCATCCTGTCCTGTTAACTGTCTTACCTTTTAGGCTAGGATGGTCTAGGAGGGGAAATTTGTTCTTTCACTTAGAACCTGAATTTTCCTACATTGCAGATTTAGCTCGTGCCCCTAGCTGGGTTCTTGCCCTGGTGGCCTGGAAGTCAATGGGGTGCCTCAGGAGTGCACAGTGGAGCCACCAGTGACTGTTAGAGCAGCACACTTCATCCTTCCTTGTTCCTGTGCTTCTTGGGCAGGTGCCTTTCCTAGGTGCATGCTCCAAGACAGACATCCCACATAAAGAGTGGGAGAGGTGCTGCCTAGAAAGGACTGAGCAGACAGACATTGAGAGGAGTACAGTGATTGCAGGAAAGCCCTGGTTCCTCTGTTCCCACTGTCTGGGCTCCTGTTAAATAAATGTAAAGAAGTGAACAGTGCCTGATAGTCTCTAGGTGACCCACCTAGATCTCATCTCACTTTTGCCTTGCAGGGTTAGGGAGTGTGGGCTCACTGCTGCTTGCTGCAAGGCtgtcagctctgccctcagcacCAACAAGCACCTGAAAGTACTGCACATAGGTGAGAACAAGCTGGGAGATGCAGGTGTGGAGATCCTGTGTGAAGGGCTGATGCACCCCAACTGCAACATCCAGTCCCTCTGGTAAGCTGCACTCTCAGAAGTTGTCTTCTCTCTTGCTATCTGAATTCACCCTTTGTCTTCTGCTTCCATGGTCCTTATGGGTGCCAGCACAAGTGCTGGTCCAGCCTCACTAGAAGGAGCAGGCAGCCAGCTGGAGCATCACCTCCAGCCCTAGGGTGGGATTTGCCTTCCCCATGAATGAGCCtgttcccttcccagctgggcccaCCTCTGGGCTGTGTGATGCTCGGTGCTTGTTCTCTCCATGCTGTTGGAcagaagctggagctgtgctctgaTGCCTGAATTCACAGTGAGTGAAGCAGATGGGTCATGGGAGACATCAGTAAGACTTACAAGTCTGTCCCAGAAAGTGTCTTTTGACCACTTAAAGCTACTTGGTCATCAACTGAGAGGGCTCAGTTGCCCTCTTTAGAGAGGTGGTTGCAAGTCTCAAGTATAGTGATAAGAAAAGATGATGCATGATGGTGAATTTGGGAATAACTTCAGTGAGTTCCTCCTGTGCCCATAGCCACACACTGTTATGCTTTAGGGAGGCCTTTGAGGTGTTCAGCAGTCACCACGAGGGCAGCTGTGTCTGTGGCAAGACCACAGGCCAGCCCCTGCTGATGTCTCAGAGATGCCATCTTTGCCAGGATCTCTGGTCCATGTTGGGGATGTCCACACCTGCTGCCCGGGTGTGGGCAGGGTTTCCTGGAGCCAGGCTCACTGTGCTggcctctccctcctctccctgcaggctggggaacTGTGACCTGACAgcaggctgctgtgccacccTCGCCACCGTCATGGCCACCAAGCAGTGCCTCACTGAGCTGGACCTCAGCTACAACCCTCTGGAAGATGAAGGCATCAGGAAGATCTGTGAAGCCTTGAAGAAGCCCAGCTGCAATGTGCAGCAGTTAATGTGAGTGATGGTGGTagccctggcaggggtgggaggctgctgctggtcAGGGACTAAGGGGGTCCTGGGCTGTAAAGCCAATTTTTGGCTGCTCTTAAAGCTAGAAGGGCCCTGCCTGGCATATGACCTTCCCATCCTGGCCAGTTGTGCCTCTGACTCTTCCCTTAACAGGAGGATGCTCACTAAATCTCGCttgcctttttgttttggtgtagTTTGTATGACATTTTGTGGAGTTCTGAAGTGGATGATGAACTGAGAGCCTTGGAAGAGTCCAAGCCTGAAGTGAAGATCATTTCATGAGTGGTGACTGCCTGCAGAACAACGTCAAAGCAATGTCCTCTTCTTAATCTGAACTTTCCATACGTAAAACTAATTAACTTAATAGGGAATTTTCTTGTACCAAAACCATTTGTGGATTCCCTGAGTGGGTGTCTGGGGAGCTGATCAGCCTTCTCTGCGTCTCTGGATGTACTAACTGTGAGACCCATGAAAGCTGCAGCATCACTAGCCTTGAAATAAACAATTACTGTCTTGTAGAAGTGGGTCTCCAGCCCTTAGGAGCTCTTTAATCCTATAATCCCTTCTAACGAATTAGTTGGGCTTTAAAGAGAGCTCCTTCCCAAGGCAAGAGAACTACCCACTGGATTGTTAGTGGGTGGTGCTTTTGATAGGTCTTTGGGGAAGGCTTTCAAAAAAACCTACATGTTTTTAATCTAAAATTGAGCTCTCCCCTGTCTTTCCCTAAAAGAGCTCTTGGAAAAGCAGTGGTGGCCAAGGCActagagaaaaaagaaatgagcaGCTGTTCAGCTGTGCAATGTCAAAATTCATGTCCTTTGAAAAGTGATTTTCCTACAAACAAAAGATGCTGTGTGCATTTCTGCTAGTATGGGAAATGATTTAATGATTGATATGTTTGATCTGGCAAAGAGTAGTTCTACAGGAACTTTATACTTAATTTTTCtacttataaaaataaatatatctgtATATTTCTCCTTTAAGACCAATGTAGTTATTTGTGAACTGCAACACTACCAACACCTTGGtttacttgtttgtttttggtaaGTCCCTAGCTGAAACATGCCAGGAGAAGATCTTAGTCAAGGCTTTAGGTAAAGAACAAGCCTAGAAGACATTTCAGTTttcaggggacactggggtttCATGCCCAGAGTTGTAACAAACCCTTGTTCCTacagaaaatgcagctgctgcacaCCTAAACCACAAAAGAATGAATATGGATTTAAAAATAGACAAGGCAAGCCTGGCATTGTCCTTGGCTGGCCTTGCAGGATGaatgccaaaaaaatcccattcccCAACGTGTCTTCCTGAAGTAGT
Protein-coding regions in this window:
- the LOC131558979 gene encoding ribonuclease inhibitor-like; this translates as MELDIQCEEMSPSRWAELLTTMKSCKTIRLDDCNLSSSNCEDLSSIINTNPSLTELKLNNNELGDEGVEYLCKGLLTPSCSLQKLWLQNCNLTSASCETLRSVLSAQPSLTELHVGDNRLGTAGVKVLCQGMMNPSCKLQKLQLEYCELTADIVEALNAALQSKPTLKELSLSNNTLGDTAVKQLCRGLVEASCNLELLHLENCGITSDSCMDISAVLRNKSSLMDLSVGDNKIGDSGLALLCQGLMHPSCKIQKLWLWDCDLTSASCKDLSRLISTKETLTEISLIDNNLRDSGMEMLCQALKDPKSKLQELWVRECGLTAACCKAVSSALSTNKHLKVLHIGENKLGDAGVEILCEGLMHPNCNIQSLWLGNCDLTAGCCATLATVMATKQCLTELDLSYNPLEDEGIRKICEALKKPSCNVQQLILYDILWSSEVDDELRALEESKPEVKIIS